A genome region from Salvelinus alpinus chromosome 26, SLU_Salpinus.1, whole genome shotgun sequence includes the following:
- the LOC139554577 gene encoding fMet-Leu-Phe receptor-like has translation MTPNATLPFVLVTSAARDDKAKVVDIEAIMNNLIIVLYTLTIVLGTTGNSVVIWVAGFKLKPTVTNVWLVNLAVADLIFCLSRVLSLTKKLFFNYWPFGIFLCKFNGFFKYANMFCSVFLLAVISMDRTLCVWHPVFTKRRRTICAARLVSAGVWAVAAILSAPYFTYRQVYPGKNNLSRCSLDVKESTKGANSAKLALYLMRFLCGFLLPFLIILCCYILAGLGIRRTRLLGKSRPLRILASLVCAFFLCWAPYHCLLLVKMVNSNSKVVKVGLTGATGFAYFNSCVNPLLYFCMGLDMRGSRFRQSLAGVYRRALADDRDGRSTQSNERTVDDSSGSASRLAMVNVANVSLK, from the coding sequence ATGACACCAAACGCCACACTTCCGTTCGTCCTCGTCACCTCAGCCGCCCGAGATGACAAAGCCAAGGTGGTGGACATCGAGGCCATCATGAACAACTTAATCATTGTCCTTTACACGCTGACCATTGTATTGGGCACCACGGGCAACTCTGTAGTCATCTGGGTGGCAGGCTTCAAGCTCAAGCCCACCGTCACCAATGTGTGGCTGGTCAACCTGGCCGTGGCCGACCTCATCTTCTGCCTGAGCCGTGTGCTCTCGCTGACCAAGAAGCTCTTCTTCAACTACTGGCCGTTCGGCATCTTCTTATGCAAGTTCAATGGCTTCTTCAAGTATGCCAACATGTTCTGCAGTGTGTTCCTGCTCGCCGTCATCAGCATGGACCGCACGCTCTGTGTCTGGCACCCCGTCTTTACCAAACGGCGTAGGACGATCTGCGCCGCCCGCCTGGTGAGCGCCGGCGTGTGGGCAGTGGCGGCCATTTTGAGCGCCCCCTACTTCACCTACCGCCAGGTTTACCCCGGCAAGAACAACCTGAGCAGGTGCTCGCTAGATGTCAAGGAGTCAACGAAAGGTGCTAACAGCGCTAAGCTAGCGCTCTACCTAATGCGCTTCCTATGTGGTTTCCTGCTTCCTTTCCTCATCATCCTCTGCTGCTACATCCTAGCAGGGTTAGGCATCCGACGCACCCGCCTGTTGGGCAAGTCACGTCCCCTTCGTATCTTGGCATCGCTGGTCTGTGCCTTCTTCCTGTGCTGGGCGCCCTACCACTGTCTCCTACTGGTCAAGATGGTGAACAGCAACAGTAAGGTGGTGAAGGTGGGGCTGACAGGGGCCACAGGCTTTGCCTACTTCAACAGTTGTGTGAACCCGCTGCTGTACTTCTGTATGGGGTTGGACATGAGAGGGTCGAGGTTCAGGCAGAGCTTAGCGGGGGTGTACCGCAGAGCACTAGCCGATGACAGAGATGGTCGCTCCACGCAGTCCAACGAGCGCACAGTGGATGATAGCTCTGGCTCTGCATCACGACTTGCAATGGTGAATGTGGCCAACGTCAGTCTCAAGTGA